One genomic segment of Oreochromis aureus strain Israel breed Guangdong linkage group 9, ZZ_aureus, whole genome shotgun sequence includes these proteins:
- the LOC116333213 gene encoding myelin-associated glycoprotein-like yields MKMVTVSILLTVLFVSGSLAGYADWIKLYMTAPKQLEALSGSCLHIQCNFRPKDEQKFNRERKIFGVWIKNNADFGKYPNNVIFNSSGAVSIYPMSITGNLSQRNCTTLFSNLTTTYTNTYFFRVERETFKATAQHDPLQITVRDSPWRPNITIPGDLKEKESVTITCSALTPCPHSPPHLTWNLTQDSHNKIEKNTDGSFTTKIQQTITLSDTHDGKKISCSARYPVNQGKDTKTAETEETLSVSYAPKDTSASISPSGLVSADSWVKLTCSSRAKPPVSNFTWFKKSRDGAVKVSEGEIYSFNVTDGGVYYCVATNDLGNQTSAEINVTVGDAPKDTSASISPSGLVSAGSWVKLTCSSRAKPPVSSFTWFKKSRDGAVKVSEGEIYSFNVTDGGVYYCVATNDLGNQTSGEFNVTVGGEQNGSSFLTWLLLGGILGFILLVCLIIFVWNLRKVSEEPASKLEGEEENIHYGEINISVLRYEASTDSVQYRGQQQDTVYAQVKVKKLENTERAHGQEELYAQVKKKVTLH; encoded by the exons ATGAAGATGGTGACAGTCAGCATTTTACTGACTGTTCTCTTTGTTTCAG GTTCTTTGGCTGGTTATGCTGACTGGATAAAACTCTACATGACTGCCCCAAAGCAGCTGGAAGCACTGAGTGGATCTTGTTTGCATATTCAATGTAACTTCAGACCCAAAGATGAACAGAAAtttaacagagaaagaaaaatctttGGAGTGTGGATTAAAAATAACGCTGACTTTGGCAAATATCCAAACAATGTGATCTTCAACAGTAGTGGAGCAGTTAGCATCTATCCAATGAGTATTACTGGGAACCTGAGTCAGAGGAACTGCACCACTCTGTTTTCTAATTTAACCaccacatacacaaacacatacttcTTCAGAGTAGAGAGAGAAACATTCAAGGCGACAGCTCAACATGATCCTCTTCAAATAACAGTCAGAG ATTCTCCTTGGAGGCCCAATATTACAATCCCAGGTGATCTGAAGGAGAAGGAGTCTGTCACTATaacctgctcagctctcactccCTGTCCACACTCCCCTCCTCACCTCACCTGGAATCTCACACAAGACTCTCACAACAAAATAGAGAAAAACACAGATGGAAGCTTTACAACTAAAATCCAGCAGACCATCACTCTGTCagacacacatgatggaaagaagatcagctgctctgccagatATCCTGTGAACCAAGGAAAAGACACcaagacagcagagacagaagagacTCTCAGTGTTTCAT atGCTCCTAAAGACACCTCAGCATCCATCAGTCCATCAGGTTTGGTGTCAGCAGACAGCTGGGTGAAGCTGACCTGCTCCAGCAGAGCCAAACCTCCAGTCAGCAACTTCACCTGGTTCAAGAAGAGCAGAGATGGAGCTGTGAAAGTATCTGAAGGAGAGATTTACAGCTTCAATGTAACAGATGGAggagtttattactgtgtggcCACTAATGATCTGGGTAATCAGACATCAGCAGAGATTAACGTGACTGTTGGAG ATGCTCCCAAAGACACCTCAGCATCCATCAGTCCATCAGGTTTGGTGTCAGCAGGCAGCTGGGTGAAGCTGACCTGCTCCAGCAGAGCCAAACCTCCAGTCAGCAGCTTCACCTGGTTCAAGAAGAGCAGAGATGGAGCTGTGAAAGTATCTGAAGGAGAGATTTACAGCTTCAATGTAACAGATGGAggagtttattactgtgtggcCACTAATGATCTGGGTAATCAGACATCAGGAGAGTTTAACGTGACTGTTGGAG GAGAGCAGAATGGCAGCTCCTTCCTAACATGGCTTCTTCTTGGAGGAATCCTTGGATTCATCTTACTCGTCTGCCTTATTATCTTTGTTTG GAACCTCAGAAAAGTAAGTGAAGAGCCAGCAAGTAAAttggaaggagaagaagaaaacatccATTATGGAGAGATCAACATCTCTGTGCTGAGATATGAAGCATCCACTGACTCAGTGCAGTACAGAGGACAGCAGCAGGATACGGTGTACGCACAGGTGAAAGTCAAAAAGCTCGAAAACACAGAGCGCGCTCACGGCCAAGAGGAACTCTACGCTCAGGTGAAGAAAAAAGTAACATTACATTAA
- the LOC116333214 gene encoding myelin-associated glycoprotein-like isoform X1, producing the protein MKDYTWVLWNEFLCVKMVTVSILLTVLFVSGSLAGYADWIKLYMTAPKQLEALSGTCLHIQCNFRPKDEQKFNRARKIFGVWIKNNGDFGKYPNNVIFNSSGAVSIYPMSITGNLSQRDCTTLFSNLTTKYTDTYLFRVESETFKATAQHDPLQITVRDSPWRPSITIPGDLKEKESVTITCSALTPCPHSPPQLTWNLQQDSHNKIEKNTDGSFTTKIQQTITLSDTHDGKKISCSARYPVNQGKDTKTAETEETLSVSYAHKYTSAFISPSGLVSAGSWVNLTCSSRAKPPVSSFTWFKKSRDGAVKVSEGEIYSFNVTDGGVYYCVATNDLVGNLVGFYTIVKTVGIIMLVITLIVFECWFRSRHSNKSETESFQMSRVTSQHIN; encoded by the exons ATGAAAGACTACACTTGGGTTTTATG GAACGAGTTTCTGTGTGTGAAGATGGTGACAGTCAGCATTTTACTGACTGTTCTCTTTGTTTCAG GTTCTTTGGCTGGTTATGCTGACTGGATAAAACTCTACATGACTGCCCCAAAGCAGCTGGAAGCACTGAGTGGAACTTGTTTGCATATTCAATGTAACTTCAGACCCAAAGATGAACAGAAATTTAACAGAGCAAGAAAAATCTTTGGAGTGTGGATTAAAAATAATGGTGACTTTGGCAAATATCCAAACAATGTGATCTTCAACAGTAGTGGAGCAGTTAGCATCTATCCAATGAGTATTACTGGGAACCTGAGTCAGAGAGACTGCACCACTCTGTTTTCTAATTTAACCACAAAGTACACAGACACATACTTATTCAGAGTAGAGAGTGAAACATTCAAGGCGACAGCTCAACATGATCCTCTTCAAATAACAGTCAGAG ATTCTCCTTGGAGGCCCAGTATTACAATCCCAGGTGATCTGAAGGAGAAGGAGTCTGTCACTATaacctgctcagctctcactccCTGTCCACACTCCCCTCCTCAACTCACCTGGAATCTCCAACAAGACTCTCACAACAAAATAGAGAAAAACACAGATGGAAGCTTTACAACTAAAATCCAGCAGACCATCACTCTGTCagacacacatgatggaaagaagatcagctgctctgccagatATCCTGTGAACCAAGGAAAAGACACcaagacagcagagacagaagagacTCTCAGTGTTTCAT aTGCTCATAAGTACACCTCAGCTTTCATCAGTCCATCAGGTTTGGTGTCAGCAGGCAGCTGGGTGAACCTGACCTGCTCCAGCAGAGCCAAACCTCCAGTCAGCAGCTTCACCTGGTTCAAGAAGAGCAGAGATGGAGCTGTGAAAGTATCTGAAGGAGAGATTTACAGCTTCAATGTAACAGATGGAggagtttattactgtgtggcCACTAATGATCTGG TTGGAAACCTGGTTGGTTTCTACACTATAGTGAAGACTGTGGGAATCATAATGCTCGTGATCACACTGATTGTATTTGAGTG CTGGTTCAGATCAAGACACTCCAACAAATCAGAGACTGAAAGCTTTCAGATGAGCAGAGTCACATCACAACACATCAACTAA
- the LOC116333214 gene encoding myelin-associated glycoprotein-like isoform X2 produces MVTVSILLTVLFVSGSLAGYADWIKLYMTAPKQLEALSGTCLHIQCNFRPKDEQKFNRARKIFGVWIKNNGDFGKYPNNVIFNSSGAVSIYPMSITGNLSQRDCTTLFSNLTTKYTDTYLFRVESETFKATAQHDPLQITVRDSPWRPSITIPGDLKEKESVTITCSALTPCPHSPPQLTWNLQQDSHNKIEKNTDGSFTTKIQQTITLSDTHDGKKISCSARYPVNQGKDTKTAETEETLSVSYAHKYTSAFISPSGLVSAGSWVNLTCSSRAKPPVSSFTWFKKSRDGAVKVSEGEIYSFNVTDGGVYYCVATNDLVGNLVGFYTIVKTVGIIMLVITLIVFECWFRSRHSNKSETESFQMSRVTSQHIN; encoded by the exons ATGGTGACAGTCAGCATTTTACTGACTGTTCTCTTTGTTTCAG GTTCTTTGGCTGGTTATGCTGACTGGATAAAACTCTACATGACTGCCCCAAAGCAGCTGGAAGCACTGAGTGGAACTTGTTTGCATATTCAATGTAACTTCAGACCCAAAGATGAACAGAAATTTAACAGAGCAAGAAAAATCTTTGGAGTGTGGATTAAAAATAATGGTGACTTTGGCAAATATCCAAACAATGTGATCTTCAACAGTAGTGGAGCAGTTAGCATCTATCCAATGAGTATTACTGGGAACCTGAGTCAGAGAGACTGCACCACTCTGTTTTCTAATTTAACCACAAAGTACACAGACACATACTTATTCAGAGTAGAGAGTGAAACATTCAAGGCGACAGCTCAACATGATCCTCTTCAAATAACAGTCAGAG ATTCTCCTTGGAGGCCCAGTATTACAATCCCAGGTGATCTGAAGGAGAAGGAGTCTGTCACTATaacctgctcagctctcactccCTGTCCACACTCCCCTCCTCAACTCACCTGGAATCTCCAACAAGACTCTCACAACAAAATAGAGAAAAACACAGATGGAAGCTTTACAACTAAAATCCAGCAGACCATCACTCTGTCagacacacatgatggaaagaagatcagctgctctgccagatATCCTGTGAACCAAGGAAAAGACACcaagacagcagagacagaagagacTCTCAGTGTTTCAT aTGCTCATAAGTACACCTCAGCTTTCATCAGTCCATCAGGTTTGGTGTCAGCAGGCAGCTGGGTGAACCTGACCTGCTCCAGCAGAGCCAAACCTCCAGTCAGCAGCTTCACCTGGTTCAAGAAGAGCAGAGATGGAGCTGTGAAAGTATCTGAAGGAGAGATTTACAGCTTCAATGTAACAGATGGAggagtttattactgtgtggcCACTAATGATCTGG TTGGAAACCTGGTTGGTTTCTACACTATAGTGAAGACTGTGGGAATCATAATGCTCGTGATCACACTGATTGTATTTGAGTG CTGGTTCAGATCAAGACACTCCAACAAATCAGAGACTGAAAGCTTTCAGATGAGCAGAGTCACATCACAACACATCAACTAA